One part of the Streptococcus sp. oral taxon 431 genome encodes these proteins:
- a CDS encoding AAA family ATPase yields MPLIEKFKINNLHNYYDVELNFKNDNTIYIGENGIGKTTILSILYYLLDLNYEKLLSFIFESIEIKIEGRDLLKISKEDIRQINIDQRNSRRYIPKPVVDDLLTGIQHDEILMGELLELCKTRDSNFDIKVRVLYRKYDLFKKYPFPLVSAAVNEILYKINPEEYVKVINEIENVKNKYKILYFPTYRRIEEDLKEFNIISREEPGIRAFNNKSSGELIHFGMEDVEEKIDSLLNKISKETNKSYDIMISSLLELFANADKGKDIPSKNFDSHKVEIALSRLGEKITDETKSNILDRIKNGELNRDVYLNYLVTSIIDNYKALENIDSRINEFTERVNKYFFGKKYFYNPQLLELGIKRTNNKGESTDSFIKLRNLSSGEKQLISTFSKIFLEDEKELIILFDEPEISLSVPWQEEFIYDISQAQKCAFLVAVTHSPFIYSKMLDYAEEIDKYIVESKQIHKNEIMFQLENEGNDGSPF; encoded by the coding sequence ATGCCTTTAATTGAGAAATTTAAAATAAATAATCTTCATAATTATTATGATGTTGAATTGAATTTTAAGAATGACAATACCATTTATATTGGAGAAAATGGTATTGGTAAGACAACAATTCTTTCTATACTTTATTATTTGCTTGATTTAAATTATGAAAAGTTATTGAGTTTTATTTTTGAAAGTATCGAGATTAAAATAGAGGGTAGAGATCTTTTAAAGATTAGTAAAGAAGATATTAGACAGATTAATATAGATCAAAGAAATAGCAGAAGATATATTCCTAAACCTGTGGTTGATGATTTACTCACTGGAATACAACATGATGAAATTTTGATGGGAGAATTATTAGAATTATGCAAAACAAGAGATTCAAATTTTGATATAAAAGTTAGAGTATTGTATAGAAAATATGATTTATTTAAAAAATATCCTTTTCCACTAGTTTCAGCGGCAGTTAATGAAATTCTTTATAAAATTAATCCGGAGGAATACGTAAAAGTAATAAATGAGATAGAAAATGTAAAAAATAAATATAAGATTTTATATTTCCCAACATATAGAAGAATTGAGGAAGATTTAAAAGAATTCAATATTATTTCTAGAGAAGAACCAGGTATAAGGGCGTTTAATAATAAATCTAGCGGAGAATTAATACATTTCGGTATGGAAGATGTTGAAGAAAAAATAGATAGTTTATTAAATAAAATTAGCAAGGAAACCAATAAAAGCTACGATATCATGATTAGTAGCTTGTTAGAGCTATTTGCTAATGCCGATAAAGGAAAAGATATACCTAGCAAGAATTTTGATTCACATAAAGTTGAAATAGCACTTTCTAGATTAGGAGAAAAAATCACTGATGAAACTAAATCTAATATTTTAGATAGAATCAAAAACGGAGAATTGAATAGAGATGTATATCTAAATTACTTAGTCACGAGTATTATTGATAATTATAAAGCTTTAGAAAATATTGACAGCAGAATTAATGAATTTACTGAGAGAGTGAATAAATATTTCTTTGGAAAAAAATATTTTTACAACCCACAGTTATTAGAGTTGGGAATAAAAAGAACTAATAACAAAGGAGAAAGTACTGATAGTTTTATTAAGTTAAGAAATCTTTCATCAGGAGAGAAACAATTAATTTCAACTTTTTCCAAAATTTTCTTAGAGGATGAAAAGGAACTTATAATTCTATTTGATGAACCAGAAATATCTTTATCAGTACCTTGGCAAGAGGAGTTTATCTATGATATTTCTCAAGCTCAAAAGTGTGCATTTCTAGTCGCAGTAACACACTCTCCATTTATTTATAGTAAGATGTTAGATTATGCAGAGGAAATTGATAAGTATATTGTAGAATCTAAACAAATTCACAAGAATGAAATCATGTTCCAATTAGAAAATGAAGGCAATGATGGGTCACCTTTTTAA
- the purN gene encoding phosphoribosylglycinamide formyltransferase: MAKKIAVFASGNGSNFQVIAEQFPVEFVFSDHRDAYVLERAKNLGVLSYAFELKEFENKTDYEGAIVELLDEHQIDLVCLAGYMKIVGPTLLAAYEGRIINIHPAYLPEFPGAHGIEDAWNAGVDQSGVTIHWVDSGVDTGKVIKQVRVPRLEGDTLDTFETRIHETEYKLYPEVLDSLGVARK; the protein is encoded by the coding sequence ATGGCTAAAAAAATTGCTGTTTTTGCTTCTGGAAACGGTTCAAACTTTCAGGTCATTGCAGAGCAATTTCCAGTAGAATTTGTCTTTTCAGATCACCGGGATGCCTATGTACTTGAGCGTGCAAAAAATCTTGGAGTTTTATCCTATGCCTTCGAACTCAAGGAGTTTGAGAACAAGACAGACTACGAAGGAGCCATTGTTGAGCTCTTAGATGAACACCAGATTGACTTGGTTTGTCTCGCAGGTTACATGAAAATCGTCGGTCCAACCTTGTTAGCAGCTTATGAAGGCCGTATCATCAATATTCACCCAGCTTATCTCCCTGAATTTCCAGGCGCTCATGGTATTGAGGATGCTTGGAATGCAGGTGTTGACCAGTCTGGTGTAACTATTCACTGGGTGGATTCTGGTGTGGATACTGGTAAGGTTATCAAACAAGTCCGTGTGCCACGCCTTGAAGGTGATACCCTTGATACTTTCGAGACTCGCATCCACGAAACAGAGTACAAACTTTATCCAGAAGTCTTGGATAGTTTGGGAGTAGCACGCAAATAA
- the purD gene encoding phosphoribosylamine--glycine ligase: MKLLVVGSGGREHAIAKKLLESKDVEKVFVAPGNDGMTLDGLELVNISISEHSKLIDFAKVNDIAWSFIGPDDALAAGIVDDFNKAGLKAFGPTKAAAELEWSKDFAKEIMVKYGVPTAAYGTFSDFEEAKAYIEEKGAPIVVKADGLALGKGVVVAETVEQAVEAAHEMLLDNKFGDSGARVVIEEFLDGEEFSLFAFVNGDKFYIMPTAQDHKRAYDGDKGPNTGGMGAYAPVPHLPESVVATAVDTIVKPVLEGMIKEGRPYLGVLYAGLILTADGPKVIEFNARFGDPETQIILPRLTSDFAQNITDILDGKEPAITWTDKGVTLGVVVASNGYPLAYEKGVKLPAKTEGDIITYYAGAKFAENDQDLLSNGGRVYMLVTTADTVKDGQNIIYNELNKQNTEGLFYRTDIGSKANK, from the coding sequence ATGAAGCTGTTAGTTGTCGGCTCGGGTGGTCGTGAACATGCCATTGCTAAGAAGTTGCTTGAGTCAAAAGACGTTGAAAAAGTCTTTGTAGCTCCTGGGAATGACGGGATGACTCTGGATGGTCTGGAATTGGTAAATATCTCTATTTCCGAACATTCTAAATTGATTGACTTTGCAAAGGTCAACGATATTGCTTGGTCCTTTATCGGACCAGATGATGCCCTTGCGGCTGGTATCGTGGATGATTTTAATAAAGCTGGTCTCAAGGCTTTTGGTCCGACTAAAGCTGCGGCTGAGTTGGAGTGGTCCAAGGATTTTGCTAAGGAAATCATGGTCAAATACGGAGTTCCGACAGCAGCCTATGGGACCTTCTCAGATTTCGAGGAAGCCAAGGCCTATATCGAAGAAAAAGGCGCTCCAATCGTAGTCAAGGCAGACGGTTTGGCGCTTGGGAAAGGTGTCGTCGTTGCTGAAACGGTTGAGCAAGCGGTCGAAGCCGCTCACGAGATGCTATTGGACAATAAATTCGGCGACTCAGGTGCACGTGTGGTTATCGAGGAGTTTCTTGATGGTGAGGAATTCTCTCTCTTTGCCTTTGTTAATGGGGACAAGTTCTACATCATGCCAACGGCACAGGATCACAAACGTGCCTATGATGGCGATAAGGGTCCTAACACGGGTGGTATGGGTGCCTATGCGCCAGTTCCTCACTTGCCAGAGAGCGTGGTTGCCACAGCGGTTGATACCATTGTCAAGCCAGTCCTTGAGGGGATGATCAAAGAAGGGCGTCCATATCTTGGTGTCCTTTACGCGGGGCTTATCCTGACAGCTGACGGACCCAAAGTCATTGAGTTTAATGCTCGTTTCGGAGATCCTGAAACGCAAATCATCTTGCCTCGTTTGACTTCTGATTTTGCGCAAAATATTACGGATATCCTAGATGGTAAAGAGCCAGCCATCACTTGGACGGACAAGGGTGTGACACTAGGCGTGGTTGTAGCTTCAAACGGCTACCCACTCGCTTATGAGAAGGGTGTCAAGCTTCCAGCCAAGACAGAAGGTGACATCATCACTTACTATGCCGGTGCAAAATTCGCTGAAAACGACCAAGACCTCCTCTCAAACGGAGGACGTGTTTACATGTTGGTCACCACAGCTGATACTGTCAAAGACGGCCAAAACATTATCTACAACGAACTCAACAAACAAAACACAGAAGGCCTCTTCTACCGTACGGATATCGGTAGCAAGGCGAACAAATAA
- the purE gene encoding 5-(carboxyamino)imidazole ribonucleotide mutase, with translation MKPVISIIMGSKSDWATMQKTAEVLDRFGVVYEKKVVSAHRTPDLMFRHAEEARSRGIKVIIAGAGGAAHLPGMVAAKTTLPVIGVPVKSRALSGVDSLYSIVQMPGGVPVATMAIGEAGATNAALFALRLLSVEDQAIATALADYAEEQGKIAEESTNELI, from the coding sequence ATGAAACCAGTAATTTCCATTATTATGGGCTCAAAATCCGACTGGGCAACCATGCAAAAAACAGCAGAAGTCCTAGACCGCTTCGGTGTAGTCTACGAAAAGAAAGTTGTTTCCGCTCACCGTACACCAGACCTCATGTTTAGACATGCGGAGGAAGCCCGTAGCCGTGGCATCAAGGTTATCATCGCAGGTGCGGGTGGCGCAGCCCATTTGCCAGGTATGGTAGCTGCCAAAACAACCCTTCCTGTCATCGGTGTACCAGTCAAATCACGTGCGCTTAGTGGCGTGGATTCGCTTTACTCGATTGTTCAGATGCCGGGTGGCGTGCCTGTTGCGACAATGGCTATTGGTGAAGCAGGTGCGACCAATGCGGCCCTCTTTGCCCTCCGTCTCCTTTCAGTAGAGGATCAGGCTATTGCGACAGCTTTGGCAGATTATGCAGAAGAACAAGGAAAAATCGCAGAGGAGTCGACAAATGAGCTCATCTAA
- the purH gene encoding bifunctional phosphoribosylaminoimidazolecarboxamide formyltransferase/IMP cyclohydrolase — translation MTKRALISVSDKAGIVEFAQELKKLGWDIISTGGTKVALDNAGVDTIAIDDVTGFPEMMDGRVKTLHPNIHGGLLARRDLDSHLEAAKDNKIELIDLVVVNLYPFKETILKLDVTYADAVENIDIGGPSMLRSAAKNHASVTVVVDPADYAVVLDELAANGETSYETRQRLAAKVFRHTAAYDALIAEYFTVQVGESKPEKLTLTYDLKQAMRYGENPQQDADFYQKALPTDYSIASAKQLNGKELSFNNIRDADAAIRIIRDFKERPTVVALKHMNPCGIGQADDIETAWDYAYESDPVSIFGGIVVLNREVDAATAEKMHGVFLEIIIAPSYTDEALAILTNKKKNLRILALPFDAQDASEVEAEYTGVVGGLLVQNQDVIKESPADWQVVTKRQPTETEATALEFAWKAIKYVKSNGIIVTNDHMTLGVGPGQTNRVASVRIAIDQAKDRLDGAVLASDAFFPFADNVEEIAKAGIKAIIQPGGSVRDQESIEAADKYGLTMVFTGVRHFRH, via the coding sequence ATGACTAAACGAGCGCTTATTTCAGTCTCAGACAAAGCGGGCATTGTTGAATTTGCCCAAGAACTTAAAAAACTTGGTTGGGATATCATCTCAACAGGTGGTACCAAAGTTGCCCTTGATAATGCCGGTGTTGATACCATTGCTATCGATGATGTGACTGGTTTCCCGGAAATGATGGACGGTCGTGTGAAGACCCTCCACCCAAATATCCATGGCGGTCTCCTTGCTCGTCGCGACTTGGATAGTCATTTAGAAGCAGCCAAGGATAACAAAATCGAATTGATTGACCTTGTTGTGGTCAACCTTTACCCATTTAAGGAAACCATTCTTAAACTAGATGTGACCTATGCGGATGCGGTTGAGAACATCGATATCGGCGGGCCATCTATGCTTCGTTCAGCAGCTAAAAACCATGCAAGCGTGACGGTTGTGGTAGACCCTGCTGACTATGCTGTTGTTCTTGACGAATTGGCAGCTAATGGCGAAACAAGCTACGAAACTCGTCAACGTTTGGCAGCCAAGGTTTTCCGTCACACAGCAGCTTATGACGCCTTGATTGCAGAGTATTTCACAGTTCAAGTCGGAGAAAGTAAGCCAGAAAAACTGACCTTGACTTATGACCTTAAACAAGCTATGCGTTACGGTGAAAATCCTCAACAGGATGCAGATTTCTACCAAAAAGCCTTGCCAACGGACTATTCGATTGCTTCAGCTAAACAGTTGAATGGGAAAGAATTATCCTTCAACAATATCCGTGATGCTGATGCCGCTATCCGTATCATCCGTGATTTCAAAGAACGTCCAACCGTTGTGGCGTTGAAACACATGAACCCATGTGGAATCGGTCAAGCTGATGACATCGAGACTGCTTGGGACTACGCTTATGAATCTGATCCGGTGTCTATCTTTGGTGGTATCGTCGTTCTCAACCGTGAGGTAGATGCTGCGACAGCTGAGAAGATGCACGGTGTTTTCCTTGAAATCATCATTGCACCAAGTTATACAGATGAAGCGCTAGCCATTTTGACCAACAAAAAGAAAAACTTGCGGATCCTTGCCTTGCCATTTGACGCACAAGATGCTAGTGAAGTGGAAGCAGAATACACAGGTGTTGTCGGTGGACTCCTCGTTCAAAACCAAGACGTGATCAAAGAAAGCCCAGCTGACTGGCAAGTGGTAACCAAACGCCAACCAACTGAGACAGAAGCGACTGCCCTTGAGTTTGCTTGGAAAGCCATCAAGTATGTCAAATCAAACGGTATCATCGTGACTAATGATCACATGACACTTGGCGTTGGCCCTGGTCAAACCAACCGCGTGGCTTCCGTCCGTATTGCTATTGACCAAGCTAAAGATCGCCTTGACGGTGCTGTCCTTGCTTCGGATGCCTTCTTCCCATTTGCGGATAACGTGGAAGAAATCGCTAAAGCAGGTATTAAGGCCATCATCCAGCCAGGGGGTTCAGTCCGTGACCAAGAATCCATCGAAGCTGCTGATAAATACGGCTTAACTATGGTCTTCACAGGCGTGAGACATTTTAGACATTAA
- the purB gene encoding adenylosuccinate lyase, with protein sequence MINRYSRPEMANIWSEENKYRAWLEVEILADEAWAELGEIPKEDVALIREKADFNIDRILEIEQETRHDVVAFTRAVSETLGEERKWVHYGLTSTDVVDTAYGYLYKQANDIIRRDLENFTNIIADKAKEHKFTIMMGRTHGVHAEPTTFGLKLATWYSEMKRNIERFEHAAAGVEAGKISGAVGNFANIPPFVEKYVCDKLGIRAQEISTQVLPRDLHAEYFAVLASIATSIERMATEIRGLQKSEQREVEEFFAKGQKGSSAMPHKRNPIGSENMTGLARVIRGHMITAYENVALWHERDISHSSAERIITPDTTILIDYMLNRFGNIVKNLTVFPENMIRNMNSTFGLIFSQRAMLALIEKGMTREQAYDLVQPKTAQSWDNQVDFKPLLEADPEVTSRLTQEEIDEIFNPTYYTKRVDEIFERIGLGD encoded by the coding sequence ATGATCAACCGTTACTCTCGCCCTGAGATGGCGAATATTTGGAGTGAAGAAAATAAATACCGTGCTTGGCTTGAGGTGGAAATCTTGGCTGATGAGGCATGGGCTGAGTTGGGAGAAATCCCTAAGGAAGATGTGGCTTTGATTCGTGAAAAAGCGGACTTTAACATCGATCGTATTTTGGAGATTGAGCAGGAGACTCGCCACGATGTGGTTGCCTTCACACGTGCGGTTTCTGAGACGCTTGGTGAGGAGCGCAAGTGGGTCCACTATGGTTTGACTTCTACCGACGTGGTGGATACGGCCTATGGTTACCTTTACAAGCAAGCCAACGACATCATCCGTCGTGATCTTGAAAACTTCACCAACATCATCGCTGACAAGGCTAAGGAACACAAGTTCACCATCATGATGGGGCGTACCCACGGTGTGCATGCTGAGCCGACAACTTTTGGTCTTAAATTGGCAACTTGGTATAGCGAAATGAAACGCAACATCGAGCGTTTCGAGCATGCGGCTGCTGGTGTGGAAGCTGGTAAGATTTCTGGTGCGGTTGGGAACTTTGCCAACATCCCACCATTCGTTGAAAAATACGTCTGCGACAAATTGGGTATCCGTGCTCAAGAAATCTCTACACAGGTGCTTCCTCGTGACCTTCACGCTGAGTACTTTGCGGTTCTTGCGAGCATCGCGACTTCTATCGAGCGTATGGCGACTGAGATTCGTGGTCTGCAAAAATCTGAGCAACGCGAAGTGGAAGAATTCTTTGCCAAAGGTCAAAAAGGGTCTTCAGCAATGCCTCACAAACGTAACCCTATCGGTTCTGAAAATATGACAGGTCTTGCGCGTGTTATCCGTGGTCACATGATTACGGCCTATGAGAATGTTGCTCTCTGGCACGAACGTGATATCTCTCACTCATCAGCTGAGCGCATCATCACACCAGATACGACTATTCTGATCGACTACATGCTCAACCGTTTTGGAAATATCGTTAAAAACTTGACAGTTTTCCCTGAAAACATGATCCGCAACATGAACTCTACATTTGGTTTAATATTCAGTCAACGTGCTATGTTGGCTTTGATTGAAAAAGGTATGACGCGTGAACAAGCTTACGACCTTGTTCAACCGAAGACGGCCCAATCATGGGATAACCAAGTCGACTTCAAACCACTTCTTGAAGCAGATCCAGAAGTGACTTCACGTCTCACTCAAGAAGAAATTGACGAAATCTTTAACCCAACTTACTATACCAAACGTGTGGATGAGATCTTCGAACGCATCGGTTTGGGTGATTAA
- a CDS encoding DUF4435 domain-containing protein, with protein sequence MKSVTIKNHLESLTEPSVVWEKYTRDAKINPNRYFVFYEGKDRQYYDCRIRNFTKNYNAYEVGGKSKVLQLVDKFTHEVGYKLKNKVFFIDKDYEKHRLDSDVYMTPKYAVENFYVSHTAIERILKTHFGINEDDPEFSIVLDFFNERYKEFIQHLTDMNLWAICCQLNGVKIDFDLLGLKNNADKIVKIKHEKKIELLVEDISFNFFESMYEKMLSEKIKKGSEKNGRDYVSELSIFRDRREHIRYTFENDIEEYRVHIEDYSRGKQLLWFLKEFILSVEDKSGGILKRQFFIDDRAIMTVFTNCADTPECLNDYLKRKCCLTFN encoded by the coding sequence TTGAAATCAGTAACAATAAAAAATCACCTAGAAAGTTTAACGGAACCTTCAGTTGTTTGGGAAAAGTATACGAGAGATGCTAAGATTAATCCTAATAGATATTTTGTGTTTTATGAAGGAAAAGATAGGCAATATTACGATTGTCGAATACGAAATTTCACTAAAAATTATAATGCATATGAGGTTGGTGGTAAGAGTAAAGTGTTGCAATTAGTTGATAAATTTACTCATGAGGTGGGTTATAAATTAAAGAATAAAGTATTTTTTATAGATAAAGACTATGAAAAACACCGGCTAGATTCGGATGTATATATGACTCCAAAATATGCAGTTGAAAACTTTTACGTCAGCCATACAGCAATCGAGAGAATATTGAAAACACATTTTGGGATAAATGAGGATGATCCAGAATTTAGTATAGTATTAGATTTTTTTAATGAAAGATATAAAGAATTTATTCAACATCTGACGGATATGAATCTATGGGCTATTTGTTGTCAATTAAATGGAGTCAAAATAGACTTTGATTTGTTGGGGTTAAAAAATAATGCAGATAAAATAGTTAAAATCAAGCATGAAAAAAAGATAGAATTATTAGTGGAAGATATAAGTTTTAATTTTTTTGAAAGTATGTATGAGAAAATGCTAAGTGAGAAAATTAAAAAAGGTAGTGAAAAGAATGGCAGAGATTATGTCTCGGAGTTATCTATTTTTAGAGATAGACGAGAACACATACGCTACACTTTCGAAAATGATATAGAGGAATACCGTGTTCACATAGAGGATTATTCTAGAGGTAAACAGTTGTTATGGTTTTTAAAAGAGTTTATATTATCCGTAGAAGATAAGAGTGGAGGTATTCTGAAAAGACAATTTTTTATTGATGATAGAGCCATAATGACCGTGTTTACTAATTGTGCAGACACGCCCGAGTGCTTGAATGACTACTTGAAAAGAAAATGTTGTTTGACATTCAACTAG
- the purK gene encoding 5-(carboxyamino)imidazole ribonucleotide synthase — MSSSKTIGIIGGGQLGQMMAISAIYMGHKVIALDPAADCPASRVAEIIVAPYNDVDALRQLAELCDVLTYEFENVDADGLDAVIKEGQLPQGTDLLRISQNRIFEKDFLSNKAQVTVAPYKVVTSSPDLADIDLSKNYVLKTATGGYDGHGQKVIRSAEDLEEAYALADSADCVLEEFVNFDLEISVIVSGNGKDVTVFPVQENIHRNNILSKTIVPARISDSLADKAKAMAVRIAEQLNLSGTLCVEMFATADDIIVNEIAPRPHNSGHYSIEACDFSQFDTHILGVLGAPLPAIQLHAPAVMLNVLGQHVEAAEKYVTENPSAHLHMYGKIEAKHNRKMGHVTLLSEVPDSVVEFGE, encoded by the coding sequence ATGAGCTCATCTAAAACAATCGGAATTATCGGTGGCGGTCAGTTGGGTCAGATGATGGCCATTTCTGCTATCTACATGGGGCACAAGGTCATCGCGCTGGATCCTGCGGCGGATTGCCCGGCCTCTCGCGTGGCGGAAATTATCGTGGCGCCTTATAATGATGTGGACGCCCTTCGTCAGTTGGCGGAGCTTTGCGATGTCCTCACTTATGAGTTTGAGAATGTCGATGCCGACGGTTTGGATGCTGTCATCAAGGAGGGACAACTCCCTCAAGGAACTGACTTGCTCCGTATTTCTCAAAATCGTATTTTTGAAAAGGACTTTCTCTCAAACAAGGCACAAGTCACCGTGGCACCCTACAAGGTCGTGACTTCTAGCCCAGACTTGGCAGATATTGACCTGTCGAAAAACTATGTCCTCAAAACAGCGACAGGTGGCTACGATGGCCATGGTCAAAAGGTTATTCGTTCAGCGGAAGATTTAGAAGAAGCCTATGCACTAGCGGATTCAGCCGACTGCGTTTTGGAAGAATTTGTCAATTTCGACTTGGAGATTTCTGTCATCGTGTCTGGGAATGGTAAGGATGTGACGGTTTTCCCCGTTCAGGAAAATATCCACCGCAACAACATTCTTTCGAAAACCATTGTCCCTGCTCGCATTTCAGATAGTCTAGCAGATAAAGCCAAAGCCATGGCAGTACGAATTGCAGAACAACTGAACTTGTCTGGAACCCTTTGCGTGGAAATGTTTGCAACAGCTGATGATATCATCGTCAATGAAATTGCCCCACGTCCACATAACTCAGGGCACTACTCTATTGAAGCCTGCGACTTCTCGCAGTTTGATACCCATATTTTAGGTGTTCTGGGAGCACCATTGCCAGCTATCCAACTACATGCACCTGCTGTTATGCTCAATGTCCTCGGCCAGCATGTTGAGGCCGCTGAAAAATATGTCACAGAAAATCCAAGCGCCCACCTTCACATGTATGGTAAAATAGAAGCGAAGCACAACCGCAAGATGGGGCATGTGACTTTGCTTAGTGAAGTGCCAGATAGTGTGGTTGAGTTTGGAGAGTAA